A genomic stretch from Setaria italica strain Yugu1 chromosome VII, Setaria_italica_v2.0, whole genome shotgun sequence includes:
- the LOC101758198 gene encoding uncharacterized protein LOC101758198: protein MEMQQGSSSSSSGRIDGKFKTVEAKAYAKVDVIHSGGIPVMVSITALSGTTEQRAPVDLVVVLHVREGCNVPKNWKDLLFEAMYTIVAKLDDRDRLAVIPSNRLTTWMSARRFVYPQLVTSKTSLTTALESAESILYGRKDEDKKIRTGCIIVISNSNDNIDSLVSWRLRSVHAFGFRDAQNARTMHKISSSRNCSYAILDDEHGQITQSFFATISRIITSAVAAMPVEIKLMCEQTVVLHSIGTPGVSYYISYDAKSAIMWPNAHLAGMTTNIIVYLGGVIHPRDLPQLFTVHVKYGNVLDKVHVQLVKEGSDESREVAAEIVRIEALEIIAGITTEDKHDWEQLPVAAHYLRERWTRLEDFKCSREARAAGLISRLADEMREMELRLYNNYYWLEYMLSWQSHQLCQLPLPQPFMHNQSNNDPLLQLRILAKAEGKITEHQEGIPVMVRVMASDAGLAMVERASVDLILVIDASYGVKEKEEKTRERVHLLIKAEEMEEEHNKAKNMVVELEQSLKPLIKAKEKENERMEMEGKITQKRQEMNSMANEMRRLRYQAMELKKDVDKVMKNTEERLGLLTKAIKLVTDKLSVMDRLAIVPVQSYVTEPATGLFEMSKQGLIETSNKLRKLSMALTDNKAAQVCKWREQKEKAMRIIRNCLHSAPSSSSSTRSPRSAKSESTASMPAHSTDVGGSTKMLHKALMYAMKVLDDRRGRKEDRLGSIIVISDNDDDSICMETLSPSYMVHAFGFYGTHSTRALYHIASSSNGIYNIINDDSNQITEAFRSCVNKMTSTISVDTKVEIMCNPSCNVALSTIESAQFRYSIGNDRKSCSVLVGALSAGTVKNFIIYVDNVREDDYDNLSKYITVRVKWMHAMNRMKELEGQVVVVRDGIDGYEEVVETITHLEAVKIASDITDPNHSKMAMADMLQQMCIKCPDFERSAGDERLRWLKSQMQKMEADQHMEITDPNDYINMVAEKLSYILSWLSYQRSYCWIKII, encoded by the exons ATGGAAATGCAGCAG GgttcatcctcatcctcatctgGGAGAATTGACGGCAAATTCAAGACAGTGGAAGCAAAGGCCTATGCCAAGGTCGACGTAATTCATAGTGGCGGCATCCCCGTAATGGTGAGCATCACGGCGCTGTCTGGAACGACGGAGCAACGCGCGCCAGTGGACCTTGTGGTCGTCCTCCACGTCCGCGAAGGCTGCAACGTGCCCAAGAACTGGAAGGACCTACTCTTCGAGGCCATGTATACCATTGTTGCGAAGCTTGACGACAGGGACCGCCTCGCTGTCATCCCAAGCAACAGACTAACAACATGGATGTCAGCACGGAGATTTGTATATCCGCAGCTGGTTACAAGTAAAACCTCGTTAACAACAGCTTTGGAATCGGCGGAGTCG ATCCTATATGGCCGCAAGGACGAGGATAAGAAGATCCGAACCGGCTGCATCATCGTCATTTCCAACAGCAACGACAACATTGACTCTCTGGTCTCCTGGAGGCTCCGCTCGGTCCACGCCTTTGGCTTCCGTGACGCGCAAAATGCGAGGACCATGCACAAGATCTCCAGCAGCCGCAATTGCAGTTACGCGATCTTGGATGACGAGCATGGCCAGATCACGCAGTCCTTCTTTGCCACCATAAGCAGAATAATAACCTCAGCCGTTGCTGCCATGCCAGTTGAGATCAAACTAATGTGCGAGCAGACGGTAGTTCTGCACTCCATTGGTACACCTGGCGTAAGCTACTACATATCCTACGATGCTAAGTCGGCCATCATGTGGCCCAACGCCCACCTGGCTGGTATGACGACCAACATCATCGTCTACCTTGGTGGCGTGATCCATCCCAGAGACTTGCCGCAGCTGTTCACGGTCCATGTGAAGTACGGCAATGTGTTGGACAAGGTCCATGTGCAACTGGTCAAAGAGGGCAGTGACGAATCcagagaggtggcggcggagatcGTGAGGATTGAGGCTCTCGAGATCATCGCCGGCATCACCACCGAGGATAAACATGACTGGGAGCAGCTCCCCGTGGCCGCACATTATCTGCGTGAACGGTGGACCAGACTTGAGGATTTCAAGTGCAGCAGGGAGGCTCGCGCGGCAGGCCTGATATCTAGGCTTGCTGATGAGATGCGAGAGATGGAGTTAAGGCTGTATAACAACTACTACTGGCTGGAGTACATGCTCTCGTGGCAGTCGCACCAGCTGTGCCAGCTACCTCTGCCACAGCCATTCATGCACAACCAGTCCAACAATGACCCGCTTCTACAGCTGAGGATCTTGGCGAAGGCCGAAGGGAAAATCACAGAGCATCAAGAAGGCATCCCGGTCATGGTGCGCGTCATGGCCTCAGATGCGGGGTTGGCAATGGTGGAGCGCGCATCCGTCGACCTGATCCTGGTGATCGATGCCAGTTACGGGGTCAAGGAGAAAGAGGAGAAAACTAGGGAAAGGGTGCACCTGCTCATCAAGGccgaggagatggaggaggagcacAACAAGGCCAAGAACATGGTGGTTGAACTTGAGCAAAGTCTGAAGCCGCTCATCAAGGCCAAGGAGAAGGAGAATGAAAGGATGGAAATGGAGGGGAAAATTACTCAGAAAAGGCAGGAGATGAACAGCATGGCCAACGAAATGAGGAGACTACGATACCAGGCCATGGAATTGAAGAAGGATGTGGATAAGGTGATGAAGAATACAGAGGAACGGCTGGGCCTGCTTACCAAGGCCATAAAGCTCGTGACGGACAAGCTCAGCGTCATGGACCGCCTTGCGATCGTACCCGTCCAATCCTATGTCACCGAACCTGCGACTGGCCTCTTTGAAATGTCTAAACAAGGGCTGATCGAGACATCCAACAAGCTGCGGAAGCTGTCGATGGCCTTGACTGACAACAAGGCCGCACAGGTCTGTAAG TGGAGGGAGCAGAAGGAAAAGGCCATGAGGATTATAAGGAATTGCCTCCACTCAGCCCCCAGCTCCAGCTCATCCACCCGCAGCCCGAGGTCGGCCAAAAGCGAAAGCACAGCCTCCATGCCAGCACATTCGACTGATGTTGGTGGCAGCACAAAGATGCTGCACAAGGCATTGATGTATGCCATGAAG GTATTGGATGATAGGCGAGGAAGGAAGGAGGATCGTCTGGGTTCCATCATCGTCATTTCTGACAACGATGATGACTCCATATGCATGGAAACTCTGAGCCCCAGCTACATGGTCCATGCCTTTGGCTTTTATGGCACGCACAGCACCAGGGCTTTGTACCACATTGCCAGCAGCTCCAATGGCATCTACAATATCATTAATGATGACAGCAATCAGATCACTGAAGCCTTCAGATCCTGCGTCAACAAAATGACCTCCACCATCTCGGTCGATACAAAGGTTGAAATAATGTGCAACCCGTCCTGTAATGTAGCATTGTCTACCATTGAGTCTGCCCAATTCAGATATTCCATAGGCAATGACAGAAAATCCTGTTCCGTCTTGGTTGGTGCCCTCAGTGCTGGCACGGTGAAGAACTTCATCATCTATGTGGATAATGTCCGTGAGGACGACTATGACAATTTGTCCAAGTACATCACAGTTCGTGTCAAGTGGATGCATGCAATGAATAGGATGAAGGAGCTTGAGGGTCAAGTGGTGGTTGTCAGGGACGGAATTGACGGATACGAGGAGGTAGTGGAGACCATTACCCATCTCGAGGCGGTCAAAATCGCCAGCGATATTACTGATCCTAATCACAGTAAAATGGCGATGGCAGACATGCTACAACAGATGTGCATCAAATGCCCCGACTTCGAACGATCTGCTGGTGACGAACGCCTCAGATGGCTCAAAAGTCAGATGCAAAAGATGGAGGCAGATCAGCATATGGAGATTACCGATCCCAATGATTATATAAACATGGTGGCAGAAAAGCTGTCGTATATCCTGTCATGGCTATCGTACCAGAGGTCCTATTGTTGGATCAAAATCATCTAG